The following proteins come from a genomic window of Musa acuminata AAA Group cultivar baxijiao chromosome BXJ1-7, Cavendish_Baxijiao_AAA, whole genome shotgun sequence:
- the LOC135679290 gene encoding uncharacterized protein LOC135679290: MNLDMTDLLLYQREHLDSTSVTHAGQVSTYGQTNNLSDTTLRMDSLGYELCESGRPVNLQNNSDLRTHDDGCRLVLGLGPTPNFYSADYNPTMLTKPKESATSFSWSVSGADFGMLELGLSRGSSNTVPAVIQNSCQTESPSTEKRMHVPIVDEGSTSAKRKSGGYMPTLLFAPRLENVSGFKTPTEAGKLLDVASDATIHHHHRHHYHVLNHQFQFSPETSAATDGSVGGTTDPLVTGSPADQRANHHQSKKCRFNGCSKGARGSSGLCIAHGGGQRCQKPGCNKGAESRAAYCKAHGGGRRCQQLGCTKSAEGKTDFCIAHGGGRRCGHPGCSKAARGKSGLCIRHGGGKRCTVEGCTKSAEGQAGRCISHGGGRRCQYQGCGKGAQGSTMYCKAHGGGKRCIFEGCNKGAEGSTPLCKGHGGGKRCLFEGGGVCPKSVHGGTNFCVAHGGGKRCAMPGCTKSARGRTDCCVRHGGGKRCTSEGCGKSAQGSTDFCKAHGGGKRCTWAMGCEKFARGKSGLCAAHGSLMVSPREHEVGNVGSMIGSDLFRGIVSTSTAAGNSKDNELSSSGVSSLSDCIESLDSMGSEQHLIPPQVLVPLSMQSSSYAFGLIGGGREEGESQDKSFGLVIPEGRVHGGGLMSLLAGNVKNAIGGGKV, translated from the coding sequence ATGAATCTTGACATGACTGATCTCTTGTTGTATCAAAGAGAACATTTGGACAGCACTTCGGTTACACATGCTGGTCAGGTTTCAACTTATGGCCAGACCAACAACTTGAGCGACACAACATTACGCATGGACAGCCTAGGCTATGAATTATGTGAATCTGGAAGGCCTGTGAATCTTCAGAACAATTCTGATCTCCGTACTCATGATGATGGCTGCCGCCTTGTCCTTGGACTGGGTCCAACTCCAAACTTCTATTCTGCTGATTACAACCCAACCATGCTTACTAAACCGAAAGAATCTGCCACTTCATTTAGCTGGAGTGTTTCTGGAGCTGATTTTGGGATGTTAGAACTTGGACTGTCAAGGGGGAGTTCAAACACAGTCCCAGCTGTCATACAGAATAGTTGCCAGACTGAATCACCTTCAACTGAGAAAAGGATGCATGTTCCCATTGTTGACGAGGGTTCAACTTCTGCCAAGAGGAAATCGGGTGGCTATATGCCGACTCTTCTTTTTGCTCCAAGACTGGAGAATGTCAGTGGTTTCAAAACCCCAACCGAAGCTGGGAAACTGTTAGACGTTGCAAGTGATGCAACTATCCACCACCATCATCGTCATCATTACCATGTTCTTAATCATCAGTTTCAGTTCAGTCCTGAGACCTCTGCAGCAACAGATGGTTCAGTGGGTGGAACGACTGATCCATTAGTCACTGGCAGTCCAGCTGACCAGAGGGCCAATCACCATCAATCGAAGAAATGCAGGTTTAATGGCTGCTCAAAAGGTGCAAGGGGGTCATCTGGACTCTGCATTGCTCATGGAGGTGGGCAGAGGTGCCAGAAGCCTGGCTGCAATAAAGGTGCCGAGAGCCGAGCAGCATACTGCAAAGCCCATGGAGGAGGGAGACGCTGCCAGCAGCTTGGGTGTACTAAGAGTGCAGAGGGAAAGACAGACTTTTGCATTGCTCATGGTGGTGGTCGTCGGTGTGGTCATCCTGGGTGCTCCAAAGCGGCGCGTGGCAAATCTGGGCTGTGTATTAGGCATGGTGGGGGTAAGAGGTGCACAGTGGAAGGCTGCACAAAGAGTGCTGAGGGCCAAGCAGGGCGCTGCATCTCCCATGGTGGGGGCAGGCGGTGCCAGTATCAGGGATGCGGCAAAGGTGCACAAGGGAGTACCATGTACTGTAAAGCCCATGGTGGTGGCAAGCGGTGCATCTTTGAAGGATGCAATAAAGGGGCTGAAGGAAGTACTCCTTTGTGCAAAGGACATGGCGGAGGCAAGCGGTGCCTCTTTGAGGGCGGTGGGGTGTGCCCAAAGAGTGTTCATGGTGGTACTAATTTTTGTGTAGCTCATGGAGGGGGGAAGCGTTGTGCCATGCCTGGATGTACCAAGAGTGCTCGTGGTCGTACTGATTGCTGCGTGAGGCATGGTGGTGGTAAGCGGTGCACGTCTGAGGGATGTGGAAAGAGTGCTCAGGGAAGCACGGACTTCTGCAAAGCTCATGGTGGAGGGAAACGCTGCACATGGGCTATGGGGTGCGAGAAGTTTGCGAGGGGAAAGAGTGGTTTGTGTGCAGCCCATGGGAGCTTGATGGTCTCCCCAAGGGAGCACGAGGTTGGAAACGTTGGGAGCATGATAGGGTCAGATCTTTTCCGAGGAATTGTCTCAACTTCTACAGCAGCAGGGAACAGCAAAGATAACGAGCTCTCTTCATCAGGAGTGAGCTCCTTGTCCGACTGCATCGAGTCCTTGGACAGCATGGGGAGTGAGCAGCATCTTATACCTCCCCAGGTGCTGGTTCCCCTCTCTATGCAGTCTTCCTCTTATGCCTTTGGGTTGATTGGTGGGGGCAGAGAGGAAGGAGAGAGCCAGGACAAGAGCTTTGGGCTGGTGATCCCCGAGGGCAGAGTGCACGGCGGTGGGTTGATGTCTTTGCTTGCAGGTAACGTGAAGAATGCTATTGGCGGTGGGAAGGTATGA